In the Amblyraja radiata isolate CabotCenter1 chromosome 12, sAmbRad1.1.pri, whole genome shotgun sequence genome, CTCCTATCTCTTCCCCCTTCGCCACCCTTAAATTCCAACTGTTACTCTGATCTCCCAGCGATGTCTACTTCTCCACCATTAGGTTCCAGCTTCAGCCAAGGTTACACACACCATATTATAATGTTACATATTAGTTTATAGGTTTAGTACAAAGATACAAATGCATTTATTAAGAATACAAAGATGCAAAAGTAGAAATAAGTAACTTGTTTAGTGCCTTGTATACTAGATCAATGATTTAATTAAGTGCTGCTAAATGGCTAACAATCACGTGAGGCTAAGTAAAATAAGCTGATGTCTGATTAcgtaaaatagctgacatctgctgctatgataaatgttttaattaagtaCTGCTATGTATTCTTCTATATAACTTCcataggtacagagaagatttacgaggatgttgccagtactcgagggtgtgagctgtacggcgaagttgagtagactgggactccatttgttggagcacaggaggatgagggtgatcttattgaggtgtataaaatcatgaaaggaatagattgggtagacacacagtctcttgcccagagttggggaatcaggaaccaggtTTAAGGTTGGGGAATCAGgaactaggtttaaggtgaaggggaaaagatttaataggaatctgatgagtAACTttgtaacacaaagggtggtcgagggtgtatggaatgagctacagaggaggtagtagaggcagggactattgcaacaggtAAGAAACAataagacaggtccatggatagtttaagaaggacctgcagatgctggtttaaaccgaagatagacacaaaaagctgaagaagggtgtcgacccgaaacgtcacccattccttctctccaaatatgctgccattcccgctgagttactccagctttttgtgtctatcttacggacatggataggataggtttggggtATATGGGTGAAAAGAGATAgtttagataggacatgttggtcaatatgggcaagttgggacgaagggcctgtttacaaacTGGGTGACTTTAATACTATGAcgatcaacctttcctatccatgtacctgtccaaatgtattttaaatgcagttatagtgcctgcctaaactacctcctctggaaactcgttccatacacccaccacgctctgtgtggaaaaagttgcccttcaggttcctgttaaatcttttcccttttcaccttaaacctaggtccactggattttgattttcctactctgggtaaagttgTGCAGTTACcgtatctattcctcgcatgactgtacacacctctagaagatcaccttcatcctcctgcgcctcaAGGAATAGCCTTCCCCAaccgctccctgtagctcagcccttaatgcctggcaacatcctcatgaatctaaaTAGCACGTTTCCCAGATTATGTCTTTATTTGTGGATCCATCTATCCCCAGGAATAACATGGCCCAGTCAGTGCTGCCCAAGTACTTCAGCGACACGGAGATGAGGAGCCTGCAGACCGGGTACAGTAACGGAGATGTGGTGTCAACGATACTGCGGTTAAAGCGGGTGATGGATTCGGGCAATGTGCCGATTAACATCGCAGTGTTGGGAGACGGCGGGGCCGGCAAATCCACCTTCATCAATACCATGAGGGGTGTCCGCAGTGGCGACCAGGGAGCGGCTCCGGTGGGGGCTTATGAAGCCAGTGTGAATCCAGTGGGATATCCCTACCCCTCTCTGCCCAATGTCCAGCTCTGGGATCTGCCCGGGTCCAACTCACTCGGCTTTGAGATGAGCCGCTACCTGAAGCAGGTGCAGTTTGAAAGCTATGACTTTTACATCATCGTGTCCCGGTCACGCTTCAGAGAGAATGACGGGGAATTCAGCAAAAAGATTCAGCAACAGGGGAAAGGTTTCTACTACATCCGCTCCAAGATCGACAATGACGCCTATTCCATGCAGATGCAGGGCACTGACTTCGGGGAAGGGCAGCGACAGATCCGCCAAGATTGTCTCAACAACTTCCATCGGGTCAGCGTTGAACCACAATGCgttagacgtaatgacgcgcatgcgggctgacggccttcttcacgtagtcattcacgtgactccgaagtaaaatcttgcaTTTCTTGTTGTTTTGTAAACCCTCCCATATATCTAACATGTAGATACCATAAATCCCCAGATTCTACTCGCCAAATAGAGTTCTCTTGTAACAGAGGTAGTTTGTTAACCTTTGGGAGACTTGCCTGTTAAACACAGCGTAATGCATGATTGCAACAGATAAGAAGCTTGTCAGAACTGCGATGGACTATCCTTGCATATACCGATAAGGAAGCCTGTTTCTCAGCAGAATGTTTCAGTCTTAGCTATTTTAACTACATTCACTCCAGAGTTAACCAAATTATAATCTACTAATTTCCCTTCTAATTCTCAAAATTCCCAATAACAGGCATCAAAGCCAAGACTTTAGAAGAGTAAGGTGGAATTGAGAgtaatacagcacggaaccaggttcTTCTGTCTAAGATGCCCCATTGAAGTTCGTCCCCTTCACTCGCGcctggcccatattcctttaacACCTTCCCatacatgtacttgtccaagtattttaaatgctgttgttgtACCTGCATTAACCATCTTCTCTGTCACAGTGGGAGTGCCTGGCAATGCAATGCCTAGACAGAGGAGTGTCCGGTTCAGCCAGTGACTGGATCAGTGAGAGCGCCTCTCTCCGCAAGGTCGATGTATCGACTGATGAACGCTGTGCCTAACCCCGCTAGCATCGAAGACTATGGGgctccgccccccacccccacactgtaGGGATTgggagaagggccgagatgggcgCAGTTGGAGGGGATTGTACATTTGACCTGCTTCGGGCAGCGCACAAAGTTAATCTCGTAGAGCAGGGGTGACCTTCTCAAACAGGTTGTTTATTCAAGGCCTTAACAGCATATACCTGGATACACCCTGAGACAACCCAAAGTATTTCCATGATTTACAGCCTCACAGCTTTTTTATATTTTCTATATTCTTGCGACACAATGGGTTACATTCAGATTTTACATTTTTTGAAAGGATGAGCGATCAACCTTCAACTTTATGTTCCCTCTTAATTAGTAAACCATTTTCCAATTTATCATGCAAATTGATGCAATAAGAAAAATCACCTTTTGAACCAATTTGCACGTTGGTTCAAAGGGTGATGTTTCTTATCTCATCATTTATTCCCCTCAGCCTGGTTTACTTTCTATCTAAACTCCAGCTAGGTGTGCCTTGTACTATAACCACCTGCTATCTCAGCCCAGTGCCTCTCCCAGCATGACCTTTGAGTTCCCTTTACTCTGATAGTTTCTTTCTCAACAGGATCCAGGTATTGATAAGATAACGTATTGCAAACTGCCCATAGAAAGTTCAAAATCTGACTTCAGCGAATTCTCTCTCGATAAGAACAAAACACTCTTATCTTTGCACTTAACAGCTGCAATTAAACATTCCGCTGCAATGTCATTGTCCTCGCTCCATTACCGCTCAACCCTTTCTAAACTCCCCTTCCCTTCACTACACTCATATAAATTAAGCCAACTAACGGTAATGTCCCTCGAGTGAAGGGTCCGGCGGCTGTTGTGTGATATGTGGAAAGTTCAGGTCATTTACTTCGCGAGTAGAGTACAAAGCTAGACCATAGCCAACTTGGTGAAAAGTGATGACATGTTGATGCTCAAAGTTATTGTGTGTCCCCGTCCGTGAACACAGGAACATCGTGAGCTCGGGTATCGATCAACTGGGGAGATCATTGGAAGGTTGGACATTACTGTAAATGAGACCATGGCAAGTGTTTagaagatactagactaagtggtacccgttgggtcccagcatcacacgggagggctggtcacccaatgcaatattccacctctccatttccaatattgctcaccagtgggaggtggggggggggggggggaggggggctttctgttgcgttagtatgggtgttgtgagccaatggtactggtttccagagggctggtatggacattgtgggccgaatggattattgggctggttggctggcagttcacttactcatggctcgtgggctggcagtgcagtccctCACGCCTGGTactctggcagttcactcagtcaccccacctactttcacccccccccccccactctgctccttgtcattcctctcccacccacacattcagtccatctccccacaacctccccccatgcactcttagtggctaccacagagcagccattcctgcctattacgttcccattgtgatgaagaacacacaggcatcaaaagtgcaaaaaggatttattaaagtttaaaatgtgaatgactcttaatatataagaataatttaaatgttaaagatgagaattattaagttatttcttgttgtgcctcttgttgtgttctgctgctcactgcctcttgatgactatttcctgttgataaaaatagacaattttaatatagagattcagcggtcaaattttaagaatgaaaatctgagaatttatctgagaagtcatcattcaacgaagcacgcttttaatgacaacattcttggtcgactTGCCGCCATCCTCTCGCTGCTTGCCACAAACCAGGAAATTACGCACCCAGCGCCAGCATGCAGCTAACCAGAAATTacgtcatcggcgccatcttgcaaccaagcgaaaatcacagaatgagcggcaataaaatgtttattcactttattcatccgaaaactgttgcaagcaagccctttaaaaagccaagcaattggggaaaaaacactgagcaagggagcaagccgacaaaatacaCATCAGTTCGTTGAAAACCacttcgaggggactcaccgtggagtagattggcaggactttcatatgaagaaagactggatagactcggcttgtactcgctagaatttagaagattgaggggggatcttatagatacttataaaattcttaaggggttggacaggctagatgcaggaagattattcccgatgttggggaagtccagaactagtggtcacagtttaaggataagagggaagtcttttaggaccgagatgagaaaatcattttttacacagagagtggtgaatctgtggaattctctgccacagaaggtagttgaagccagttcattggctatatttaagagggagttagatgtggccgttgtggctaaagggatcagggggtatggagagaaggcagggatgggatactgagttggatgatcagccatgatcatatcgaatggcggtgcaggctcgaagggccgaatggcctactcctgcacctattttctatgtttctattcacagctcagagagccgtgaccctctcgcttcctgggtctggcagagacctactgaggcacgacacttctgggttttatagtccctccccctgccgccagcggaggcagcagagagaatggggaattaaaaaaaaacattaataatttATTAATAAATAAATTCCGATTGGCGGCGtgacactgttgcagcggccccaggtctgtctttttaaaaattttgtctagttaaatgtagttgtgtttttttatactgtttttaactgtgtttatgtgggggggaggggggggggagggggaaacctttaaaatctcttccctgcacgggagacccgaccttttgcctgtcgggtctccgttgtcgttggggcctagcacagtGGAGCGACCTCCAaccggaacatagaaacatagaaaatagatgcaggagtaggccattcggcccttcgagcctgcatcgccattcaatatgatcatggctgatcatccaactcagtatcctgtacctgccttctctccataccccctgatccctttagccacaagggtcacatctaactccctcttaaatatagccaatgaactggcctcaactaccttctgtggcagagaattctagaacgacctgggggctccagtcgcggagcctggggagctgcggactcaccatcgtggggctaatCGGCCTTGGAGCATggtgagcggtggtgactcgctgctgcagcccgaccccggacctcggaggctccagctgcagccgcagcttctgtggactgacatcgggagctcgcgggtccgggtgggagaccgcttttcggagctaccgcaacgcaacttctccagcccgtgtcgcggggttggaacgtacTTGAgctgggccgtacatcgcccggcgcggctttaacggtcgcgggacattccagcgcccgcctggggctccaactttgtgacatttagaccgggagcggggccgtacatcgcccggcatggcctaaaatggccgtgcaacttaccatcgcccgcctggggcttcaacatcgggagaaaaatggagagcagggagagagaagactttgccttccatcacagtgaggaggaggttcactgtgatggatgtttgtgtgaatttaattggttgtgtgtctagtaggaattgtctttgtttgtatagctgtagaaacagagtttcgtttgagcctcactgaggttcaaatgacaataaataaataaatattgtacTGTATATCTCTCTgatctttcatcgatgggaaaaatcctccagtccagccaggcggagggggtctctcagcgaggtagccaaaaatgacgaccataggtggcggcgttctcttggaaatcgcaccacagtgggccaaaagcggtcaagatcagacttttagtaatatatactagaccaagtgcagacccgctgggtctgttcccgcaacgtgaggttgtggagggggggggggaggcggcatgcagcgtcacacactaactatcccccccccaccgcactcacgctaattaccccccttgatattatattaatattattaatttgctccttttaccccataaccacactactactgacgcatagcccccaacttgcagtcacatctagagaggaggggggcgttggtagagagtgagggcagagagggaagtagcagagacagagagagaggcagagacagagagaggggggcaagagggagagggggtagaggggaggagaagagggaatgtgggtgaggggggaaaggtgggggaggagagaggaggtgagagtgaggggggagagggggtgctgagagtgaggggaggggggagagctggggagcggggatggtggagggaagagggtagggggtgtggaggggatggggatttatgggaggagggggagagagagagagaggggtgctgagtgatggggagagagggggtactgagaggggggtgaggggaggggggagaggtggagcgcagggagggggagggaagggggtagcagTGTGTGGACGGGTGGGtgggggatgggatggaggggaggagagggagaaaaagaggagagagagagaggaggagaggggggaggggaggggagagaggtggggggagagagagagtgcagttttacttcaacccaaaccccccaaacaaccatttacaggtagttcctttttacttcaaaccaaccatattttcattttcaaaccacattaagggcactcacagttgagtagacacgtgttctgtgttattcagagctcagagagacgtggcctccatcttgcagagactgagtgaggcacaccacttcctggttttatagtccctccccctccctccagcaggggcagcagagagaatggtgaatttattcaaaacattaatatctctcttatttttcatcaaaGATGAATTGTAAAGTTTCAAGAAGACAGCAAGGGATAGGGATGGGGAGAGTGCCTGGAAATACTTAAAGTCCTTTTGATGTTTTATAATAATTCTGTTTTAAAGGGCCTCCATgcccttttgtggcaatgaattccacagattcaccagtctccgactaaatacatttctcctcatccccttcctaaattaACGTCCTTTTTTTCTGAGCCGgtgacctctgctcctagactctcccattagtgaaaacatgctctccacatccactctacccccgTCGATCCAAGTGCTTATAAGAGTTATACGTCGTCAATTTATATTTCaaacatgaacacacacacaaatatgaaGTAACTTGGGGTCTGAAATAACCATTATTTCTAAAGAATAACATGACTAATGGAcaactctgtacacgtgacaataattaactgAACAAAATTCTGTCGGCCGGGCGAATTGATCACTGCAATCGGCACCAATGCGCTTGTCCTGATTTAAACAAGCTGACAGCGGTTAGATTGTCAGAACACTGTCGGGACATTATCAGCCGCTGGAAACAGAATGGACACATTCTTCCATGGCCATTATTCCAGCTCTGCGTACTGCCCGCAGAGTGAACAGCTTCACTGTTACGGCCCTGTCAACCCATCTCCTAATCCTACTGTTTTGAACTGGATCGCCTCTCCAAATCCCAGTCAATATGGCCTCAGTTTCTCCACATTGAACAGGCCAGTCATTCTGGGAATCCACCTGCATGCCCTCTCCCAGGTAAACTGTGCTGTGCGGTTTATGGAAACCGGAGCGGAGGACAATGCAGGGCGTCAGttcatatttctaaggcagagatggattcttgattagtgcgggtgtcaggggttatggagagaaggcaggagaatggggttaagagggagagatagatcagccacgatggattggcagagtagaattgatgggccgaataacataattctgctcctatcacttatgaacccgaTTAATGGTGGTGCTGAAGCAGCGTTGTGAAGAAAATATTAAATGGGAAATATCGCTTCTCAGATTCACattttgaaacttactgaatgttAAATTTTGTACATTATGTCAGAGCTCAGTGTTTTCTCTTAGGGATGCTTATTTTTCAatgttgatcatcattgctgcacTAGCACAAGTTCCCTTTATAAGCGTTGATTTGTAGTGGAGTTTAAAAAGATGAACCcatccatgctctcatttcactccagccatcagaaagcaggtacaggagcctgaaaactgtaacatcaaaGTTCAGGAGCAGTGTAAAGAagtgttatcgacacactgtgactttacttcttttattcatatTGTGGCATTACAGagcgcactagctgtacgtggtctgtcacggaaactagagagcgatatgtgggtggggaggttgtaattatacttgagatatggggagtggttagtagtgatgaggtaactatattaagggtcacatgcatatatcatctacatccttccccttggaaatgaaagacaaacaaagtagtgacagggcgaccacgtctcatgcgctagaaatggttaagcaaaatcgccatagcggacaggcggcttgacaacacgtcccgaccgggtttGCATCTCGgcatctcccctccctgcaggaacaagTGGAGGCAGTACGGCAACAGTTGCAGATGGCCGAACTGGAACAGGGGAGCCGGGAGGggacggagaagacaagggcagaaGGGCAGGAGGGGATGCGGGGCTCGCAGTGGACTGcgcgcgggcaggcgagggagggagAAGCGGAGGAGGATCAGACGGATAGAGCTGTGAGGGTAGagaccgtggcatgcgaggagcgatgGGCCGAGCATCGCCTGGAGGCTGAAACATCAGCGGGGGAGCAAAAGGATCCGCGGGTGGTGGTCGcggctcgttgacgagccgcagatgttgtcgggaccggcggtagatggttccTGCATGCTCGACGAGATAGGACCGGGGCGACCCAGCAGAGGCGACTATGGTAGCGAGCCGGGAGTGACCGGTGGTGGTCTGCATGCAGACAACCTGACCAGGGAAAAGGCGcggcagggggcggcaggacttgcaTGGGAGCGCTTCTGAACATCGTGCTTAAaggcaatgcgctcctgaacagcagcgggcttgaggactGAGGGGATGTgtgagcgctgggccaccgggatcggaGGTCTGGTAGTgtgagacatgagccgctgagcaggggagcccatggctgggtcacgggatatgttgcgaaggttgaggagggctagAAAGAAGTTGGAGTTAGACAAGCGACATTGTTCCAGCAAGTTCTTTGCACTGCGAACGGCGCGCCcggccagaccgttgctttgcggttactcagggctgctggtgaagtggcggaagttccagctggttgcgaaagccctaaactcggagctcgtgaattggctgccgttgtccgactgcaagctggccggggtgccaaaggtagagaaatggtggcgcagcttatcgacaacggccgaagaggtgagtgaatgcagctggtcgacctcgaaccagttggagtaagagtcgactagtaccaggaagtgtttgcctcgccactcgaaaatgtcagtggcaaacgccatccagggcagttcgggtgcagcctgctgcagaagcggctgtcgttgctggtggggggcgaggctgttgcaggtggaacacgaggagaccctctcccagatgtattgagccataccaggccagtagaactggctctgggcgtgagacagggtggcttcggccccaggatgaccgttaTGAGCGGTCTGAAAATAGTGGTCATGCAGAGCAGCAGGCACTactaccttgtgtcctttcacaaccacgccgtcgtggagtacgagctcatcacagaccaggaagtagggcacggcgccagccggcagagcggaacgacggtcgggccagccctgctggatgatggcagcaagctgttgcagggcaggatcatcggcagtgtgctcgaccagggactgcatctgctgtgaagggacaatattgacattgagcaccatcaggtcagacatttcataggggtggcgatcggtggatgctagcggggcgcgggatagcgtgtcggccacgaacatgtctttgcctTTTCGGAAAACGACGTTGaaagtgaaacgctggagctgcagcatcatgcgctgcagccgggatgaggcaacatggatcgacttgttgaggatggtgacaagCGGCTGGTGATCTGTTTCAATGGTGAATGTGTTGCATAGTatatagtccttgaatttggagcaggcaaacaccacggccagtagctccttctcgatctgtgcgtagtgctgttcggcaggggtcatggtacggGATGCGTAGGAGACTGGCAGTTGCAGGCCGTCATGGAGCTGTAGACAagcggcaccgagcccgaactgaGAGGTGTCGCAGGTGATAATAATGGGACGTTGCAGGTCAAAAAATTTAAGTGTGGGTATACTGATTAGCTTGGACTTAAGGATGTCGAAAGCTTTttggtgttgagggaaccaagcccaggccgtgtccttctttatcaaatccctcaggggtgcactcagctcgctgaggtcggggatgaacttccccaggaagtttaccatgcccaggaaacgttgcaggctGAGCACATCAGTGGGTGATGACATCTTGGAGATGGCAGCCGTTTTCTGTGGGTCGGGTTTCAGTCCCGAGGCtgtgaatacatgtccaacatttgtgacctccgggacgcggaatcggcacttcttggggttgagtttcaagttgaacttccgggcccggtctaggacttggcggaggttgaaatCGTGCTCAGCAacatccttaccgtagaccaggatgtcgtcaacgatgatggcacacggtaggacggcaaacagttgctccattgtccgttggaacacctcgctggcagagttgataccaaatggcattcggaggaacttaaatctgccgaagggggtgctgaaagtagtcaggttggaggaatgctcgtcaagcggtatctgccagaaggagctcttggcatcgaggacagaaaatattgtggccggaccaacctgtgcagcgacatcCTCCactgtcctcatggggtagtgcgggcgtttgatggcaaggtttaggtctttggggttcatgcaaatgcgtatttcgcttttgtccattttcgcggcaacaaccatggtggagacccacctggtgggttcgctgaccgccCTATAGGATGCCCATTTGTACCATGCTGTGCAGCGTCGATTCtactttgtccttcatggcgaaggagacacggTGTGGCGCACGGACCACTGGCTCGACCTTGCGGTCGACAACAATCTTGTagttgcagggcagcttgcccagctcatcaTCAAAGCGGTCAGGATATTCAGCCAACGGGTTCATTAGggcctgcaccttgtggatgtcacggtggaaggagaccaggcccaggtcctggcatgcttggttgcccaacagggtaatgcagttggaatcgagaagatagaaagtgaggggccgagaggtgtccagtatcttgcagcgcagttgcctttcccacaggaacaagCACCCCTCCCCCGTATGCATGCAAAGTGGAGCGATCAGTAGTAACTTGCTCATTAGTCCTAATCTTTTTGAAGAGgtttgttgacataacattcgcaATAGATCCGGTATCTAACTTAGCGGTGAAGGTCGAA is a window encoding:
- the LOC116979326 gene encoding T-cell-specific guanine nucleotide triphosphate-binding protein 2-like, whose amino-acid sequence is MAQSVLPKYFSDTEMRSLQTGYSNGDVVSTILRLKRVMDSGNVPINIAVLGDGGAGKSTFINTMRGVRSGDQGAAPVGAYEASVNPVGYPYPSLPNVQLWDLPGSNSLGFEMSRYLKQVQFESYDFYIIVSRSRFRENDGEFSKKIQQQGKGFYYIRSKIDNDAYSMQMQGTDFGEGQRQIRQDCLNNFHRWECLAMQCLDRGVSGSASDWISESASLRKVDVSTDERCA